The Cyanobacteriota bacterium DNA segment GCTAACAGCACAGGACAGGGCGCATTGACCCGTACATAGTCAGATTGTGAGGATCCTAACAGTCGGTCGAGATCTACCAGGGCTTTGGCGATCGAGGGACGGCGATCAGGAGATCCGAGAATAATCATGTCCGCGTTGGTTTCTTCTGCTAGTTTGCAGATTTCTGCGCCCACATTGCCCTTGCCCAGAAAACATTTTGTAGGAATACCCATTGCCTTGGCTTCTGCCACTGCTGGTGCTAGGACTGGATCCTTCTCTGGGGGCAACGATTCATCAACAGGATTAATATGAGTCAACAGTAGTTGCCCGCCCTTAATGTCTCGCACAAAGAACAATGCCAGCTTTAGACAGTATTTGGCGGCATCTGAGCCATCTAGCGCTACTAGCACCCGCTTCACTAGTTTGATGTAAATATCATCCTTGACAAGCAGCATAGGGCGAGATGTCAACTGAAACACGTACTGGCTGACGGAGTTAGAGAGGATAGCTTCTAATCGCTTCAAGCCGCGGGATCCCATAATAATCAGATCAGCATTTTCCTCATCAGCAATCTGACAAACCACATCCTTAGGATCCCCTTGCCGTAGGCGAGTTGTGATTTGATTAGGGGGAATTTTCAACGCTTTTACAGCTCCTGCTAGGATTTTGCCCCCCTCTTCTAGCTTGGCAGCCATGTCTTCTGCGGTGACTTGGGGCGGCACAACGT contains these protein-coding regions:
- a CDS encoding universal stress protein produces the protein MIQKILIAVAGLGRCEEMFNMLAEIPAIQRAAVTILHVVPPQVTAEDMAAKLEEGGKILAGAVKALKIPPNQITTRLRQGDPKDVVCQIADEENADLIIMGSRGLKRLEAILSNSVSQYVFQLTSRPMLLVKDDIYIKLVKRVLVALDGSDAAKYCLKLALFFVRDIKGGQLLLTHINPVDESLPPEKDPVLAPAVAEAKAMGIPTKCFLGKGNVGAEICKLAEETNADMIILGSPDRRPSIAKALVDLDRLLGSSQSDYVRVNAPCPVLLARMPAT